From Daucus carota subsp. sativus chromosome 6, DH1 v3.0, whole genome shotgun sequence:
TTAAGATTATTACAACTACAAATTCATAAACTACACTCATTTAATACCCACCGCCTCTTTTTATGTGGCTAACATTAAGTCAagcattcattttttttagaaaatcgtGCTAGTCAAAGAGGGTCATATATtatgggacgaagggagtatatgatAACATAAGCAAATGGACATATAACAGCTTTGCTTTCTTTTCACTCTTGTGTAACTTTAATGAGAATGATAGAGCAGCATATATGATAAGCAAAGGGACATTGTACATATGCTTTCTTTTCACTCTTGTGCAAGTTTAACCTTAATGAGACTGATGAAATAAGCAGGGATATGTGTAACTTTAATGAGACTGATAAGACTGATAGAATAGCATATAGGATAAGCAACGGGACATAATAGCTCTGCTACTTTTCACTCTTGTGTAACTTTAAGACCATAGCCCTTTTCAGGTGCACAGCAGGAAACAGTTTACAAGATTACAAGGCAACAATTCTAAAAGTTATGCAGCTAGGTGTGGTTTAGCTGAACTTTGACTTTTAGCAAACTTGAGTCGAACTGTGAACTAAAGTCGGGCTGAACTCTGAGCCGAGTGATGCAGTTCACGAAcaattatacttttataaatatatacatatattcgaaaaataatataattattattataagataTATAGTTTAATCGAATTTAAACAAACCGAACCGAGTTGAACGAGCCCGAGGAACACGAGCCTAACAAGTATGAAGCTTGGATCAAGCTTGTTTATTAATCAGAAACATATTCATagattttgaaatcaaattttaaaagagccgagctcgagcttgttcatGCATAGCTTGGTTGTTTACAGTCCTATAATTGATAACTGATCAGGTCCTCTAGATACATACCTGCATGCCTCAGAATTTACCCACTTTGACCAAGAATAGGAGAATCAGCTTACTATTCTACGTGTTTTCCGGTTTATCCTGAATAGGAATTAGGAATCAGGTTCTAATGAATAGCAAACAAAACCATGGAGCCAACGatacatatatcaaaattaaGAGGCAATACATCTACAAAATAGAtgtaaatacaaaaaaaaaaggctAGAAAAACCTTAACTCAAGGTCCAAACAAATAAATGCATGAATCTAATAACGgaacaaaaaaaacatttaactcTTAAAAGTCCAGACCACTTTTAAAGGCAATATGTAACATTATAGTTCATCCAATGGAAGTCTAATGAATCATATTACTGAATATTCCATGAAATAAAAGTAGATCAATATAATTGAGTCAACAGAACTATCTAGCTGAAAAGAAAAGCAGTTCTACACCAAATTCTCAAACACTACAGTACAAATTAGTTGATATACATTGtcattcaattttaaaataatttcaaacagATGTATATCTTTTAATCATTGTAACTGTGGATAGAGGTACAGGTTGTCGTTTTAAACTAGGTTTGACCGTTAGTTTGGCATTTCTATTTGCCCTTACAGCCTGTTCGAGGAAATTACGTTTAAGAGGCATCCCTGTGTATGTTTGTTTCCAGATTTTTCCTTGCAGTCACCCAGTCCCCACTTACCAAAGCAGATCAACATTATCCCGAAAAAGTATGAACCTTGGCTTGCTACTCTAAAATAGCATCTTATTTACTTTTTTGCCAAATACACTAAAAAAACTCAGTCAActtctataaaaaaaacttttagtaAATCCATGAATAACATAGGAGGCTACTCTGCCATCTATATGAGAAGCACTTTGAATGGAAACAGAATACttgaaaagataatattataGTTCTAAAAAAGATCACaatatacaacatatatatatcaaacaCATGGATAGAATTCAATATCAGGTATATACCATCAAAATTCCATTTTGAAGAATATTGATACAAAAGCTGAAGCCATTAAGGAATCTATCCGTAGAGAACAAACCTGCCAGTACAATTCTATTTTTCTGGTAAACATTTCTGAACAATGATATAGTTTCCAAGTACATGCCTTTGCTCTTGCAGAAAGATCATGCCCCTTCCCTATAGCTACCGTGATATCCACAGTCACTGCAGCACCACTAGCACTGACTCCATTCCAGaaagttttaaatcaaattatagTCGTCATTACTCAAGCAAAAACCTACAGTTGACAGTAATGCAACTATTATTGAACTTGAACCAAACAAACAGCAGATTTAATATGGAGAAGCAACGTGAAACAGGTCTGGTTTAAACCAATCAATTTGACGCACATGCAAAATTATGGGAAGCCTAAAACAGATGACTGACTATAATTTATAATGTAGATTATATACACTCTTGTTGTAAACAAATATGAGAACCTTACAGATGTAATCTTAAAATCAACAAATTAACTTTAGATGCAACTTAATCGATGTGAGACGTACCTAGTTCTTGATGATACTCTCTTAGATCATCCTCTTTCACTTTTTCCACATCTTTCCTTCCAAAATCAATCATCTTATTCCCTGCTCAGAATCCAAACACATTACAAAAAGTACTCATGGCAGGAGCTGTACCCCACTTGATGAATTCAGGACATATGGATATTAGGGGTCACAAACTGAAAAAGATGAATGAAGACACCTTTTATCAGGTAGATTTACTGGCCTAATCAACTCTTCCTCATGAAACTAACGCTATCTAACTGTACATGCATCAATTACTGTCTCGTTTTGCTGCATGTAAGAAATTCTAAGTAAGAACCCTTTTGTATTTCGAGTAAGATGGGTATCTAAATCATATCCCACGCACTTCATTCTTCCCACAAGATCAAATGCATGCTCTCTTTTGCCGTCCAATTTAAGAAGAGACCTTATAAGCTTGCTGCAAATCCAAGAACCTAACATAAAACCTTTCTCCATGCTATAGACAAAGATGTTTACTGCCTGATCTAACATCCCTTCTTTGCAAAGACTATTGATTAACATCACACAACTTGCAGGAGTCAAATTGACCCCATGCTCAACGAGAATAGAGAATATTTTTAAAGCGTCCTCAGCTTTCTGCCACTGACATAATCCAATTAGAAATATTGTATAAAATGCAGAATCAAATTCCCTTGACTTAAATTCTATTTTAAGTAAACTCCGAACTGCCTCCTCAAAATTTCCATTACTGAACATTACTTCAATCGAAGCAATTTCTTCTTCCTGACCATAAAGGCTCTTTAAATACCTGAACCAAAAAGTAAAGgctaaataaaattttctccTTCGAAAAGACCATGTCATGAGAGTCTTGTAAACTGATGCGTTAGGAGCACACCCATTGCTAGTCATTAAATCAACGAGAGCAAAGGAGTCTTTTTCTCGGTCAACCCTTTGGAGTCCATCGATGAGTGTTCCATATGTAACTGTATCCGGTGAATGCCCCTTAAATTGGAGCTCCTTGAAGAGTTTCAGAGCACTATTAATGTTTTTCGTCTTGCAAAATCCGTTAATCAATATGTTATAAGTCACAATATCTGGCAGTACCCCACTATCAGAAAGCTTCATAAGTAGCTTGTAAGCTTTATGAACTTTTCCCACCTCACACAATTTAGAAACTAATTCCTGGAGGCTTTCACTATCAGGAATCTGATTCGCACCTTGAGAAAGCCGAAGAAACAACGAAGGATTTCTCCCAATCTCCATCTTGTAAAATAATAGCTGAGCTTTTTCAAGCTCGCCAGCTTTACATAGTCCATCGATAAGGGCATTGAAGGTCACAAGAGAAGGATAGCATCCACGTATTTCCATGCTCTCGTAAAGATCATATGCTTCCTTTACCAGACTATTTCTACACATTCCACATATCAAAATGGTACAAGTGTGAGTGTCTGGAAATTGATCGACCATGTAAACATCATCCAGAAGGGATCTTGCCTCATCCATTAAATTCTTACCACATAGCCCTTTAATCAGAGCATTATAACACTGCACACCAGGTGTCAcccccctctctctcatttTCTCTACCAATGCCATTGCTTCCATTACTCTTCCCTCTTCACATAACCCCCGAATCATAATTGTATACAACACAACATCAGGCTCAATATTAACTCTAAGAACATTTAAAAACAAACCACAAGCTTCCTTATACCTCCTCGCCCTAACCAAACCATCAATCAAACAACTATACCCATTCAGATCAAGAACATACCCCTCCTTAAAAAAACCCTCCAAAAGCAAAACTGCCTCATCAATCCTCCCTAACTTACAAAACCCATTAAGCAACGTATTATACGTAGCACTAACCGGAACACACCCACTAACCTTCATTGTATTAAACAACCTCAACCCATCGTCAGCCCTACCCGCTAAACACAACCCCGAAATAATAACAGTATGTGTAATCTCATCCGGCACAATCCCTCTCTCGGTCATTTCATCAAACAACTTCAGAGCCTCCTTGGTGCTCCCACTTTTACACAGCCCATCAATCAAAATACTAAAGGTCGAACAATTGGGATCAATATTCGACTTCAACATCATATTATAAACAGCCAAACCCAACAAGATGACATCTTTCTTAACCAAAATATGCAAAAGCATATTATAAGTAAACAAATCAGGCTTAACCCCAAAATCATTCATCCTCCCAAAAGCTTCAACAGCCATATCAGCCTTTCCCACTTTCCAATACCCATCAATCAAAACAGTAAATGCACTAGAATGAATCAACACATTACAACTATTCAATTCTTCTAAAACCTTCCAATACAAATCAAAAGCATTAGCATTATTAACAAGCATACCAACAACAAAATTATGTGAATTCAATCTACAAAACTGTTTTCTACGACAAGCCCAGATAAAGAAACGAAAAGTTAGACGTGGGTCAGTGTTATTTTCAAGAACAGAAGAAATGACATCGTGGTTGAGAAATGGGACAACCTTTTCAAGGGCTTGTTCCATGGGATTAACGGTTGAGATTAAGTTGAGAATGTTGTCTGAGATAGAACAAGTAGTGGAGTAACGAGATTGATGATGTGAGATTGAAGTGTTAGTTCGAATGTAGAGATGGTTTAGTGATTTGGGGGATAACACAAAGAGTTTCATGTCTTGAAAACAACAAAATTGATTCAAATGTTAGTAGTTGTACATTGCTTCCAAGCTGTTTGATCTTTCCTGCCAAGGAACAATAAGCAAGACGGCGCATCGATTTTGGGTCTCCTGGAGGTGATGCATAAATTACCATTATAATAAATCGAATCCAATAATAaatgtttaattttaaacaatttctattaggggccgtttggttcgcTTCGGAGAAACGGAATGGAATCCAGAAAGGGAAGAAAGGGAAATGCTgagaaaggaaaggaatgatCCTGGATTGTtttacctgtttggttttgttgCAGAAACGGAATGGAAATGTgtgtgattaattttatattcgaattttttaatattatataatttcaaaagagttaAATGTATTCATATCTATAccaagataatttatttacattctaataaattaatataatttatttaaccatactattattttttttaaataaattaacatgtgaattatgtcacaattatatttaatttaaaatactaaattaaaaattatttttaatttctaaaaatactttatatgatgatcttttatattaattgtttaaaatatgaattataactcaaaatagaaaaaagcTGGAGAAAGGGAATCCAAATACCTAGCTGGGGGTGGGGAATGAGATATGAGGATTATTGGGTAAACCCACTACTAAAAAAGAGGAAATGGAATGatgatttttacaaaacaaacacatacAAAGGGAATCAATCAGTTTCCCTTTCCTGAATAACCCTAATCAACGGGCCCTTAATTCTATCTGCTCAAGgctttaatttaaatttattttttgtcacccaattaattactttttttagACGGGTCGTTCTGGGGTGTTGGCCTCAAATAACCAAATTCGGGGTAATAATGctccaaataacaaaatacccGATAAAAGGCTCTCACTGACAATTAGAGACGATCCTGGTGTAGCGTTTGGTTTTTTTAACCAAAACGCTAgcgtttaaatattttttttttttaaaagatgaagATACTACTTAGAATAACATTTATGTTTAGTGAATATGGTGGAAGTGGGTTGGGCCACACTACTACATGCAAAAACGCTAGACATACCAGCGTGTTGGCTCATTTAATATCACATTAAACTCTATCACTGATGGTGTTTCATTCTTTTTCAATtgacttaattaccaaaaaaattataaaattattgtgtttttttcaatttaaccataataatatatttgctgcaggataatgcaagtaactttaaaaaactttattttaaaaacccaaTCTCACTAATTAATAACCATGGTTAAGTTAAAATAAGGTGGGTGCCACATATATTATCATTACTAAATTATTTGGTACATGGGCTTTAATTACGGGTCAAAATCCTAATTCCCAATTTACACAACACAGAGCGTACCAAAACTATGTTTGAAGCCACCGGACAATAttagtgtgattttttgaaaccaaTGCAATCTATCATGTACTGTATATTGATAATTCTTCATGCGATTTATATCAAATTGATAAATTCATCAAACTCTTGATTATTATCCGTTCATTAGTGTTACTTATGTTTTCGATATATTACTGCAGGATGGATGCGATAAATTTGGTTATACACTATGATGGAAAGTTTTTAGATTGACCCACTCTTCATTATGTTGGAGGTCGTGAGAAGAAACTGGAAAATATAGATGTTGATTTACTCTCTTACTTTGAGATTATTGGATTCGTCAAAGATGATTCTACAAAGAAGGTTACTGCActatattacaaattatatgaTAAGACATTGTCTGATGGTAGATTAAAATTAGAAGATGATAATGACGTGATGTAGATGCTGCGATATGGCTCCAAATACGGGACATATGATATTTATGTTGAACACTATGACAATGAAAATAATCCAAGTATCAATCATGTGATAGCGGGTGACGGGATTGTCGAAGAAGATATAATGGAAGATGATTTAAGTGAAGTTGAAAGTATAGCAGCCTCTCTTGATAATCTCagtgatagtgatgatgaaattgtaaaatttagaacaaACAGAACAAGGTACTTGTTGAGACAAATAAGACTAAGGTGGATCAGTACATAGGTGGAAGATGGGAAGAGAATGTTCGACGAGATACAAATATTGAGAAAGAGGTTGGTCATGAAAATTTTTTGTTTGGAGAAGATTTATATAACTCTGAAGATGAAGATAAAAGATGTTGGGATGAAATTGAAGAAGGTTTAGATGTCTTGTACTGCACGTGACATCCATGTCAACTTTgaattaaccatggttagagatTCATTAAAACGGGGTTCCCTCAAATAGATTTTATATTAGTTAGTTGCATTATTCTGCAGCAAAATTAgttttatggttaaaatgaaaaaattacataagtttaatagttttattgataattaagtcttttcaattaatttgaaCATAAGCGTGGAGGTCCTGAACATCGAAGATATTCAATCGACGATTAACTCTGATTAGTTGTCGAAATACTTTCCCCACGCCATCACTGTGAAGAAGTCCAATCTCCAAAGGTCAGCGCAATACATATACACAAGTCGCAACCACTAGTAGATGCCGCCACGTGTCTCGCCATTGCCGACCGCATGATCGCTCTCAGCACTTGGATTGGTACCGTTCACATTCTCGATTTTCTCGATAATCAGGTATTTATTCACCCAGATGATGATCGGTTCCGGAGGATCTTTCATCACGGGTACATCTTTGTTCCTCATCTCTACAGATTTGTATGCTTATGTATATTTTGAAATCTTTGATTGCTTCATGCTTCGGATTCTTATCTTTCAGTATGTcaagatttaaataattataatcttagGATATGTTATGTTTCTTGGGCGTTTTGAAGTGGCCTGTTAAATGTTTTTCCGGTG
This genomic window contains:
- the LOC108227423 gene encoding pentatricopeptide repeat-containing protein At1g79540; the encoded protein is MKLFVLSPKSLNHLYIRTNTSISHHQSRYSTTCSISDNILNLISTVNPMEQALEKVVPFLNHDVISSVLENNTDPRLTFRFFIWACRRKQFCRLNSHNFVVGMLVNNANAFDLYWKVLEELNSCNVLIHSSAFTVLIDGYWKVGKADMAVEAFGRMNDFGVKPDLFTYNMLLHILVKKDVILLGLAVYNMMLKSNIDPNCSTFSILIDGLCKSGSTKEALKLFDEMTERGIVPDEITHTVIISGLCLAGRADDGLRLFNTMKVSGCVPVSATYNTLLNGFCKLGRIDEAVLLLEGFFKEGYVLDLNGYSCLIDGLVRARRYKEACGLFLNVLRVNIEPDVVLYTIMIRGLCEEGRVMEAMALVEKMRERGVTPGVQCYNALIKGLCGKNLMDEARSLLDDVYMVDQFPDTHTCTILICGMCRNSLVKEAYDLYESMEIRGCYPSLVTFNALIDGLCKAGELEKAQLLFYKMEIGRNPSLFLRLSQGANQIPDSESLQELVSKLCEVGKVHKAYKLLMKLSDSGVLPDIVTYNILINGFCKTKNINSALKLFKELQFKGHSPDTVTYGTLIDGLQRVDREKDSFALVDLMTSNGCAPNASVYKTLMTWSFRRRKFYLAFTFWFRYLKSLYGQEEEIASIEVMFSNGNFEEAVRSLLKIEFKSREFDSAFYTIFLIGLCQWQKAEDALKIFSILVEHGVNLTPASCVMLINSLCKEGMLDQAVNIFVYSMEKGFMLGSWICSKLIRSLLKLDGKREHAFDLVGRMKCVGYDLDTHLTRNTKGFLLRISYMQQNETVIDACTVR